The Pelecanus crispus isolate bPelCri1 chromosome 7, bPelCri1.pri, whole genome shotgun sequence genome includes a window with the following:
- the BLM gene encoding recQ-like DNA helicase BLM, with translation MAAVPLNNLREQLRLHSARGALSKPPPPRHRPAGFTFKKTSPAGGLAREPRGLSAASALRDKDVNTSLAALASSLPAAKDKKTQIHDFFPVASSGRGLEPVGVSPPLASSPEASKDSAGSGKRSVTEGLRGAPAREAGPGPAAGPVITIEDEWDDIDDFDLSGLKKKYCRPPVLSPKGQRAAGKASQRSAPRPDEPPASPGTAGDGTGPRSRGASERGEPAPEAEQQASSQQSLICLEDSAPCGSNKAAGEGLWENLSADVILDDDREEAQPAANDKSGESQKPSSDGKNSPPALDEADMELLAGTELEEDDYLDVVPPSPEEALPSFSPSVKSISNIFKESPAGVRSTASSIESKPGQVATMQPVAESNPCAEDADKGLHMEQQLYAVMDDICKLVDAIPLHELECLSCAKELLLQRGLRRKLLANAVTLNRRSTNTTSPRNGKACVEQDPLARPGTALCSGPNRSFSSDRNSPKPTNLPSTLSGNVNSSNFSTKKNQTLDTSYASKQSIEEITCSETAVLSSSSVNGKDGACCSLRSEVSFDGSWCEKPGVRIGGNGRLLERPLTSTALKGQSKAPAEGSLGTNDTGFDLDHFDIDDFDEGWENSVNVSAPETPSTPLHQPVGEGPPAKSLLSKIMSRAKGSAALSNPAAPKSSFLMAAKNCSDPPVNNPALERFRGMKFSHSEEMMNIFHKKFGLHYFRTNQLEAINAALLGEDCFILMPTGGGKSLCYQLPACVSAGVTIVISPLRSLIIDQVQKLKTLDIAATYLTGDRTDADASKIYMQLSKKDPVIKLLYVTPEKVCASSRLMSALENLYDRKLLARFVIDEAHCVSQWGHDFRPDYKRLNMLRKKFCSVPMMALTATANPRVQKDIQNQLEMLRPQVFTMSFNRHNLKYDVLPKKPKKVAMDCLEWIKKYHPHDSGIIYCLSRHECDTTAAILQKEGLAALAYHAGLTDSNRDLVQKKWINQEGCQVICATIAFGMGIDKPDVRYVIHASLPKSIEGYYQESGRAGRDGEMSHCLLFYSYSDVTRLRRLILMEKDGNSHTRQTHFNNLYSMVHYCENVVDCRRIQLLAYFGETNFNPTFCKDHPEVICDNCSRNKDYKSRNVTDEVKSIIRFVREHCGQMGRINAKRNTGSGRYTLNMMVDIFLGTKSAKIQSGIFGKGAAYSRHNVERLFRKLVLDKILDEDLYITANDQAVAYVILGEKAQAVLDGSLQVEFHETENASAIRKQRASMAKMSQREEVVKKCFGELTDTCKTLGKVFDVHYFNIFSTSTLKKIAETLSSDVEVLLQIDGVTEDKLEKYGAEIIKVMDKYSEWTMPEDAACQSVDTATGSTGTPESDEEAEDGVTTSSYFCNNANERKKRKRPPNFRESKRKKTSNGGSYQFHPKGGYSKYRRTKRPPGSKASSSYSSASYSVSAAQGAAGKLGIMAPPKPKNRQFLQPSYSIL, from the exons ATGGCGGCCGTGCCGCTGAACAACCTGCGGGAGCAGCTGCGGCTCCACTCGGCCCGCGGTGCCCTCAGCaagccgcccccgccgcggcacCGGCCGGC GGGCTTCACCTTCAAGAAGACCTCTCCGGCCGGTGGCCTGGCCAGGGAGCCCCGGGGCCTCTCCGCCGCCTCTGCGTTAAGGGACAAAGACGTTAACACCTCCCTGGCCGCGCTCGCCTCGTCCCTCCCGGCCGCCAAGGACAAGAAAACACAAATCCACGACTTCTTCCCAGTGGCGTCCAGTGGACGCGGCCTCGAGCCAGTCGGCGTGAGCCCGCCGCTCGCCAGCTCTCCGGAGGCGTCAAAAGACTCCGCGGGCTCTGGAAAGAGGAGCGTGACCGaggggctgcgtggtgctcCCGCCCGGGAGGctgggcccgggcccgccgccggccccgtcATCACCATAGAAGACGAGTGGGATGACATTGACGACTTTGATTTGTCAGGGCTCAAAAAGAAGTATTGCAGACCGCCGGTCCTGTCCCCAAAAGGGCAGCGGGCCGCCGGCAAGGCCTCCCAAAGgtcagccccccgccccgatgAGCCGCCTGCCTCTCCCGGGACCGCGGGCGACGGCACGGGGCCTCGCAGCCGCGGCGCTTCGGAGCGCGGGGAGCCCGCTCCAGAGGCTGAACAGCAAGCCTCGTCGCAGCAGTCGCTGATCTGCCTTGAGGATTCAGCTCCCTGCGGCAGTAACAAGGCTGCGGGCGAGGGCCTTTGGGAGAATTTATCTGCTGACGTGATTTTGGATGATGACAGGGAAGAGGCTCAGCCAG ctgctaATGATAAAAGTGGCGAGAGCCAGAAGCCAAGCAGCGATGGGAAAAACAGCCCCCCAGCACTGGATGAGGctgacatggagctgttggcaGGCACTGAGCTTGAAGAGGATGATTATTTAGATGTCGTTCCACCCTCCCCTGAAGAAGCGCTGCCTTCCTTCTCGCCTTCTGTAAAAAGCATTAG taatatttttaaagaatctcCAGCTGGTGTAAGATCCACAGCTAGCAGCATCGAGTCCAAGCCTGGGCAGGTTGCCACAATGCAGCCTGTTGCTGAAAGCAATCCCTGTGCGGAGGATGCAG ATAAGGGCTTGCATATGGAACAGCAGCTCTACGCCGTCATGGATGATATCTGTAAGCTGGTAGATGCCATTCCGCTTCATGAGCTTGAGTGTCTGTCATGTGCAAAAGAGCTTCTCCTGCAGAGAGGTCTCAG GAGAAAATTGCTAGCTAATGCTGTTACTTTGAACAGAAGGAGCACAAACACCACTTCTCCTAGAAACGGGAAGGCGTGTGTGGAGCAGGACCCTCTTGCACGTCCCGGTACTGCTCTGTGTTCTGGCCCGAACCGGAGCTTCAGTTCTGACAGAAACtcaccaaaacccacaaacctcCCGTCTACGCTTTCTGGGAATGTGAATTCAAGCAatttttctaccaaaaaaaatcaaaccttgGATACCTCTTATGCTTCAAAGCAAAGTATTGAGGAGATCACCTGCTCAGAAACTGCAGTGCTGTCTTCTTCCAGTGTGAATGGCAAAGATGGAGCGTGCTGCAGCCTCCGTTCCGAGGTGTCCTTCGACGGCAGCTGGTGTGAAAAACCAGGGGTGAGAATCGGTGGAAACGGTCGTCTGCTGGAGAGGCCTCTTACAAGCACGGCTCTGAAAGGTCAGAGCAAAGCgcctgcagaaggcagcttGGGTACAAACGATACAGGCTTTGACCTTGATCACTTTGATATCGATGATTTTGATGAGGGCTGGGAGAATTCGGTGAATGTTTCGGCACCTGAGACTCCGTCCACGCCTTTGCATCAGCCCGTTGGGGAAGGGCCACCTGCCAAATCGCTGTTGTCAAAGATAATGTCCAGAGCCAAAGGATCTGCTGCTCTATCAAACCCTGCTGCGCCGAAATCAAGCTTTTTGATGGCAGCAAAGAACTGTTCGG ATCCGCCGGTGAATAACCCTGCACTAGAACGTTTCAGGGGTATGAAATTTTCCCATTCTGAAGAAATGATGAATATATTTCACAAAAAGTTTGGTTTGCACTACTTTCGGACAAACCAGCTGGAGGCCATCAATGCTGCTCTTCTGGGTGAAGATTGTTTCATCTTAATGCCCACTG GTGGTGGTAAAAGCTTGTGCTACCAGTTACCAGCGTGTGTCTCTGCTGGAGTCACTATTGTTATCTCTCCACTGAGGTCGCTGATAATAGATCAGGTTCAGAAACTGAAGACTTTAGAT ATTGCTGCAACATATCTGACTGGTGATAGAACAGATGCTGATGcttcaaaaatatatatgcaattGTCAAAAAAAGATCCTGTAATAAAGCTTCTGTATGTTACCCCTGAGAAG GTTTGTGCAAGCAGCCGACTGATGTCAGCCCTGGAAAACCTCTATGACAGGAAACTCCTAGCGCGTTTTGTCATTGACGAGGCCCACTGTGTCAGCCAG TGGGGTCACGATTTTCGACCAGACTACAAACGACTGAATATGCTCCGCAAGAAGTTTTGCTCTGTTCCTATGATGGCTCTGACTGCCACTGCTAACCCCAGAGTACAGAAGGATATTCAGAATCAGCTTGAGATGCTAAGACCACAAGT GTTTACAATGAGCTTCAACAGGCATAACTTGAAATATGATGTATTGCCCAAGAAGCCGAAGAAGGTGGCAATGGATTGCTTGGAATGGATTAAAAAATACCATCCAC ATGACTCTGGAATAATTTATTGCCTTTCACGTCATGAATGTGACACGACAGCGGCTATTCTGCAGAAGGAAGGTCTTGCTGCACTTGCCTATCATGCTGGCCTCACTGACTCCAACAGAGATCTCGTACAAAAGAAGTGGATTAATCAAGAAGGATGCCAG GTTATATGTGCAACAATTGCCTTTGGAATGGGAATTGATAAACCTGACGTACGCTATGTTATCCATGCTTCTCTTCCTAAATCTATAGAAGGTTACTATCAAGAATCTGGCAGAGCTGGACGAGATGGTGAAATGTCTCACTGCCTGCTCTTCTACAGCTACAGCGACGTAACCAGGCTTAGAAGGCTAATACTGA TggagaaagatggaaacagTCACACAAGACAGACCCACTTTAACAACCTGTACAGTATGGTTCACTACTGTGAGAATGTAGTTGATTGCCGGAGAATTCAGCTTTTGGCCTATTTCGGGGAAACTAATTTTAATCCCACCTTCTGTAAAGATCACCCAGAAGTAATTTGCGATAACTGCAGTAGAAATAAG GATTACAAATCAAGAAATGTAACAGATGAAGTTAAGAGCATTATAAGATTTGTACGAGAGCATTGTGGACAAATGGGACGAAtaaatgcaaagagaaatacAGGTTCTGGAAGATACACATTGAATATGATGGTAGACATTTTCTTAG GTACAAAGAGTGCGAAGATTCAGTCTGGAATATTTGGGAAGGGAGCTGCCTACTCAAGGCATAATGTTGAAAGACTGTTTAGAAAACTGGTCTTGGACAAGATTCTGGATGAAGACTTGTATATCACAGCTAATGACCAAGCGGTAGCATATGTAATTCTAGGAGAGAAAGCTCAGGCTGTGCTAGATGGATCGCTACAG GTGGAGtttcatgaaacagaaaatgccagTGCCATCAGAAAGCAAAGGGCTTCCATGGCAAAAATGTCACAGCGGGAAGAGGTGGTTAAAAAGTGCTTTGGGGAACTTACAGACACATGCAAAACACTTGGGAAAGTCTTTGATGTGCATTACTTCAACATTTTCAGTACTTCAACGCTAAAGAAAATAGCAG AAACCTTGTCATCTGATGTGGAGGTCTTACTGCAGATTGATGGTGTCACAGAagacaaactggaaaaatacgGTGCAGAAATAATTAAAGTGATGGATAAGTACTCGGAATGGACCATGCCAG AAGATGCTGCCTGCCAAAGTGTGGACACAGCTACGGGAAGCACTGGCACACCTGAGAGTGatgaagaagcagaagatgGAGTTACAACCTCAAGCTATTTTTGCAATAATGCAAacgaaagaaagaaaagaaaaaggccgCCAAACTTCAGAGaatcaaagaggaaaaagacaagTAATGGTGGCAGCTACCAGTTTCATCCCAAAGG TGGTTACAGCAAGTACAGAAGGACCAAGAGGCCGCCTGGCTCAAAGGCTTCATCCAGCTACAGCTCAGCATCGTACAGCGTTAGTGCTGCgcaaggagctgctgggaagCTGGGGATTATGGCACCGCCGAAACCCAAAAACAGACAATTCCTTCAGCCTTCCTATTCAATATTGTAA
- the CTSH gene encoding pro-cathepsin H produces the protein MGWAALLAAAALLVPAGAWAPSAEEELQFKAWMLQNNRRYGPGEYPRRLRVFLGNKRRIEEHNAGNHSFQMSLNQFSDLTFAEFKKLHLWREPQNCSATKGNFLRSSGPYPDSIDWRKKGNYVTPVKNQGACGSCWTFSTTGCLESAIAIATGKLLSLAEQQLVDCAQAFNNHGCSGGLPSQAFEYILYNKGLMGEDTYPYLAENGTCKFQPEKAIAFVKDVINITQYDEDGMVEAVGKHNPVSFAFEVTSDFMHYRKGVYSNPRCEHTPDKVNHAVLAVGYGEENGNPYWIVKNSWGPLWGMDGYFLIERGKNMCGLAACASYPIPQV, from the exons ATGGGCTGGGCCGCGCTGCTGGCTGCGGCCGCGCTCCTGGTGCCCGCCGGCGCCTGGGCTCCCTCCGCCGAAG AGGAGCTGCAGTTCAAGGCCTGGATGCTGCAG AACAACCGGCGGTACGGCCCGGGCGAGTACCCCCGCAGGCTGCGCGTCTTCCTGGGCAACAAGCGGCGGATCGAGGAGCACAACGCCGGCAACCACAGCTTCCAGA TGAGCCTGAACCAGTTCTCAGATCTGACCTTCGCTGAATTTAAAAAACTGCACCTGTGGAGAGAGCCCCAG AACTGCTCGGCCACGAAGGGGAACTTCTTGCGCAGCTCCGGGCCGTATCCTGACTCCATCgactggaggaagaaggggaattaCGTGACGCCCGTGAAGAACCAG GGCGCCTGCGGGAGCTGCTGGACCTTTTCCACCACGGGGTGTTTGGAGTCTGCTATCGCTATTGCGACAGGAAAGCTCCTCTCTCTG GCAGAACAACAGTTAGTTGACTGCGCTCAGGCTTTTAACAACCATGGCTGCAGCGG GGGCCTGCCAAGCCAAGCCTTTGAATACATACTGTATAACAAAGGGCTCATGGGGGAGGACACCTACCCATACCTGGCCGAG AATGGCACGTGCAAGTTCCAGCCGGAGAAGGCTATTGCGTTTGTCAAAGATGTTATCAATATCACACAG TATGACGAGGATGGCATGGTAGAAGCTGTGGGGAAGCACAACCCGGTGAGCTTTGCGTTCGAGGTGACGAGTGACTTCATGCACTACAGAAAAGGAGTCTATTCAAA ccCACGATGTGAGCACACTCCTGACAAGGTGAACCATGCTGTCCTTGCTGTGGGGtatggagaagaaaatggaaatcctTACTGGATTGTGAAGAACTCCTGGGGCCCGCTGTGGGGCATGGATGG GTACTTCCTTATTGAACGTGGCAAGAATATGTGTGGTCTTGCTGCTTGTGCATCTTACCCAATTCCTCAGGTGTAA